CTGCCACAACGACGTTGACCGCATGCACAAGTGCCTCGTCGACCGGTTCGGCTTCGACGAGGACAACATCACCGTCCTCCTCGACCGCGGCTCCTCCGGGCCGCAGCCCACCGGCGCCAACATCCGCCACGCGCTGGCCAAGCTCGTCGGGGACGCGCGCCGTGgggacttcctcttcttccactacaGCGGCCACGGCACGCGGCTGCCGGCCGAGACCGGGCAGGACGACGACACCGGGTACGACGAGTGCATCGTGCCCAGCGACATGAATCTCATCACAGGTGCGATCGGGAACAAGATCAGCATCCGCTCCCATTTTTTTCTGAAAAAGTAATCGAGATACGGTAGGATTAGCTAAACAGTTACAGCCTTCAGATGTGAAACCGATTTTGGAGGAGACAGGTGAACGCAGATGTGATGTGGATCTGATCCAGGATCAAGCCCTATCCAAATACTGATGAGTTTGTTGGGCAGTTTACGGCCCATTTATTCATCTGTTTTGCGTTGCAGTAAGTTTAAGATGATCTTGGTAAAGTTTGAAGTTAATATATATGGCGTAAATGGTTGTATTAGGATAATTTGGAGCTACAGTTCAACTGCCGAAACTATTGTGGATAGACAGGGAATAGTAATTGGATGTAAAGATGCATATATGTGCTTACCATTTGCATAGTGTCGTTACTGTGCACATGTTTTGCACAGAATTGTGGTTGTAGCAATTCCCAAGATCTGCAGCTTAGGGGCCGGTGTTGTTTCAGATTTGTTTCGTTGTGGGCAAAAATGATAATTAGCACTGGCAggatcttatttgagcaatgcttggCCATTTGAGGAAAGGAATGTAGGCTCCCGGCGAGCGGAAGTTTCTTAGCAATTGTCTTAATAGAAAGACGAGAAGTGCTTAGGCCATATGTCAGCCTCTTGTTTCTGCATGTTTGTTCACTATATTTTCTAGCTAATAGGCTGTTATTGTCCATGTAACTGAtgttcattttctgaaaatttgttATAGCAAACATTTTACCCCCTTGCACTCTAATTTTAAACACATTTCCGAACCATTCTGTGTCCAGTGAATGATTCTCAGCTGTCGAAATTCCTAACCTGTTATGATCTGCAGATCAAGATTTCAGAGATCTCGTGCAGAAGGTCCCGGATGGTTGCATATTTACCATTGTCTCCGACTCATGCCACAGTGGTGGCCTACTGGACAAGGCAAAGGAACAGATAGGCAATAGCACCAAGCAGAATCAGACCCAGTCTCGTGAATCCGAAGAAGAGCGATCTCATTCTGGCGGCGGGTTCCGGTCCTTCCTCAAAGAGACCGTTCGTGACGCATTTGAGTCTCATAGCCGCCACGGAGGTGAGGACCAGGATGAGCAACCAACTGGGGATGGCCTCACTAAAAACCGTTCTCTGCCACTCTCAACACTTATTGAGATGCTCAAGGAGCAAACTGGGAAGGATGACATCGAGGAGGGCTCAATCCGGCTGACTCTGTTTAACGTCTTCGGGGACGATGCCAGCCCAAAGATCAAGAAGTTCATGAAAGTCATGCTTGATAAGTTCCATGAAGGTGGATCAGGTGAGCAGGGCGGTGTGATGGGCATGGTTGGTTCGCTAGCTCACCAGTTCCTGAAGGCTAAGCTTGACGGCACAGAGGAAGAGACTTTCAAGCCAGCGATAGAACAAGATATGGGCAGTGCTGAGGAGGCGTATGCCGGGACTAAGTCATGGGCGCCGAACAACGGCATCCTCATCAGCGGGTGCCAAACCAGCCAGACATCAGCAGATGCCACCATACCGGGGGGTACGTCCTTCGGCGCGATGAGCAATGCCATCCAGGCCATTCTCGCGAGCGATGATGGAAAGATAACAAACAAGGATCTGGTTATGAAAGCACGCGCGGCGCTGTCCAAGCAAGGATACACTCAGCAGCCTGGGCTCTACTGCAGTGATGAGCATGTTCATGTGGCTTTCATCTGCTGAAACATGGATTGACGTTGTGCTTTGTTTCCCTTTCTGTGATGAGCTGTGCACGAGAGGTTTCAGTTTTCCCTAGCTCCCCCCGGGTTTGCTCCCCCCTGGTTTGCCGTGGTTATGTATTTATTATGTCAAAAACTGTGAGTTGAACTACATCAGTACTGAAATAAGGAATTGCCATGTAAACTTTATACATAGTACACATAaagttgcatctttagtttcatccAACTTCTCTAATATGTTATCCTGATATACTTGCAGTGTTTTTTTTTGCAGCGATATTAACTTGTAGTGTTAGATTCACAAAAATCTTATGTTAGTTCAAACATTGGTTGTTTACGTGCAATGTCCTCCTGAAGAATTCAACTCATATTTGCCCAAAAATAGAACAGGTATTCAACATATCAGAGGGTATATAAAACGAAGCTCTTTGGTAGTACATCTGAAATCGACCTCCAGCCATTTTATTTGATTATCAGACAATAGAGTAAAATACCATGAACATAACCATTTCAATCCAGTATTATACAANNNNNNNNNNNNNNNNNNNNNNNNNNNNNNNNNNNNNNNNNNNNNNNNNNNNNNNNNNNNNNNNNNNNNNNNNNNNNNNNNNNNNNNNNNNNNNNNNNNNNNNNNNNNNNNNNNNNNNNNNNNNNNNNNNNNCCCGCCCCCGGGCTAGAAAAAGCGCCGCTCCTGGGAGCGCGCCGGCCGAAATATCGGCTTGGGGGCGACATGCttcccagccgccggccccaggcACCGATGTTGGCCCATTTTTGGCGCAAATCGGCCCACTTTTCAGCCTATTTTCGGCGCAAATTGGCCCACCATAGGCACAAATTGACCAATTTCGGCCCGTATTCGGCGTGCTTCAACACAAATTGAACAGAAGctatttttatcacatagttcatcacagaaaatcaataaaaatcaaatagttcaatataaattatatagttcaacaaataaaaactcatatttcatcacacgtcgagctaggcgttgccttgagcctccataggtgctccaccagatcctgctgcagttgttgatgcacctgtgggtttcggatctcctgacgcatattgagaaggtagtccaggttgccggtagctggtgatcaacttgggcaagaggatcctgcctgtaatatggttcagtgtcaaacactggctcctcctgctcgctctcaatgatcatgttgtgcaagatgacacagtaagtcatgatctcccacatttgatctttcgaccaggtctgagcagggtaccggacagcagcaaatcgagattggagcacaccaaatgcccgctcgacattctTCTTGCAAGCCTCTTGAACCTTCGCAAAgtgggcgttcttgcctcctggcatagggtttgagatagtcttcacaaatgtagaccatcttGGATAGATGTCAtctgctaggtagtatcccttgttgtagtgccgcccattgacctcgaagttcaccggaggggaatgaccttcaacaagcttggcaaagacaaggGAGCACTGCAGTACGTTGATattattgtgagttcctggcataccaaagaaggagtgtcaAATCCAGAGGTCGTGTGTgaccactgcctcaagtaccacactacaACTGCCTTTGGCGCTTTTGTACATCccgtgccaagcaaatggacagttcttccatttctAATGCAAGCGGCCAATGCTTCCAAGCATcctaggaaatcctcttgctgcattatgtgttggggaacgtagcatgcaatttcaaaaaaattcctacgatcacgcaagatctatctaggagatgcatagcaacgaaaagggagagtgtgtccatgtatcctcgtagatcgaaagcggaagcgttagattaacgcggttgatgtagtcgaacgtcttcacgatccaaccaatccaagtaccgaatgtacggcacctccttgttcagcacacattcagctcgatgacgtccctcgaactcttgatccagtagagggtcgagggagagttccgtcagcatagcAGCATGGTGACGgtaatggtgatgtgatccacacagggattcgcctaagcactacgacgctatggccggaggagtaaactgtggagggggcaccgcacacggctaagagaaatcttggtgtacctttggggtgcccccgcccctcgtatataaagggggaggaggaggccagcagccaggaggggcgcgccaagggggagtcctacttggactcctagtccaagtaggattcgccccctcttttcctttctccaccggagggaataggaaggagagggagagggaaagggaagaggggccgcaccccctcccccttgtcctattcggactccctaggaggggggcgcgcgccacccccgcggtcttccctctctctccctttaggaccatgtaggcccaacacttctccggggggttccagtaacccgtcggtactccagaaaaatacccgaatcacttggaaccattccgatgttcgaatactaccttccaatatatgcatctttacctctcgaccatttcgagactcctcgttatgtccatgatctcattcgaGAGTCCGAAGAAACTTCGGtctccaaaacacataactcataatacaaatcattatcgaacgttaagcgtgcggaccctacgggttcaagaactatgtagacatgaccgagacacatctccggtcaataaccaatagcggaatctggatgctcatattggttcctacatattctacgaagatctgtattggtcaaaccgcataacaacgtacgtcattccctttgtcattggtatgttacttgcccgagatttgatcgtcggtatcctcatacctagttcaatctcgttactggcaagtgatacgtctccaacgtatctataattttttattgttccatgctgttttattatcaatcttggatgttttataatcattttatagtcattttatatcattttttggtactaacttattgacatagtgccaagtgccagttgcagtttttt
The Triticum dicoccoides isolate Atlit2015 ecotype Zavitan chromosome 3A, WEW_v2.0, whole genome shotgun sequence genome window above contains:
- the LOC119269279 gene encoding metacaspase-4-like: MGRKLALLVGINYPGTKAELKGCHNDVDRMHKCLVDRFGFDEDNITVLLDRGSSGPQPTGANIRHALAKLVGDARRGDFLFFHYSGHGTRLPAETGQDDDTGYDECIVPSDMNLITDQDFRDLVQKVPDGCIFTIVSDSCHSGGLLDKAKEQIGNSTKQNQTQSRESEEERSHSGGGFRSFLKETVRDAFESHSRHGGEDQDEQPTGDGLTKNRSLPLSTLIEMLKEQTGKDDIEEGSIRLTLFNVFGDDASPKIKKFMKVMLDKFHEGGSGEQGGVMGMVGSLAHQFLKAKLDGTEEETFKPAIEQDMGSAEEAYAGTKSWAPNNGILISGCQTSQTSADATIPGGTSFGAMSNAIQAILASDDGKITNKDLVMKARAALSKQGYTQQPGLYCSDEHVHVAFIC